A stretch of the Xiphophorus couchianus chromosome 15, X_couchianus-1.0, whole genome shotgun sequence genome encodes the following:
- the LOC114158648 gene encoding cytospin-B-like, producing the protein MMGNHNDKDSYRPTDTGSPLDFYHTPPTSPFEAEVAAMASPSAASTDKMQTSSPVTSTTPSTPSQAADWKQKLSAPSEWAVISVESINSSDAAAGQETDVPIALPLPRGLPSEQSWQERDSGMELQAAAERAGEEMTLVLLSLIEHYRASLGLTPNTDITTGAVEMMRRLITEREDLVEKLDMLKETLRTERLEWQQFQWDLQTAVSVADRLRLESDHSLGLLQENHRALEEQLAHTLRRQQETERALESLRVEHKDVCCKLNEVVVQRQQEQAELDVLRNVCRLKNELIDKEVRNDLQNKGETEIRNGGDGETHDLDKTKGSENVELTRKGVAEGCIHTLEKKKEVGRGPRDPRKIVMLSERSWSLSGLPLQSDSSNQNGTSKNTSTTLPLCKKEEPTEGKRADRLLRRQDSWSNFHTGKQEEDQTSDSVKPQDGFSALLRRHGGSRRNSLLRWCQSRTQGYKNIEITNFSTCWEDGLAFCAVYHTYLPTRIPYDSLAPTDKEENLGLAFKTGESVGIPATLTVEEMLKADGPDWQKVLAYVESVFRHFEM; encoded by the exons ATGATGGGTAACCACAATGACAAGGACAGCTACAGACCTACAGATACAg GTTCCCCTTTAGACTTCTACCACACACCTCCTACCTCACCCTTCGAGGCAGAGGTGGCTGCCATGGCTTCACCCTCTGCAGCTTCGACTGATAAGATGCAAACTTCATCACCAGTCACCAGCACCACGCCCTCCACCCCCTCCCAAGCTGCAGACTGGAAACAGAAGCTCTCGGCTCCCTCGGAGTGGGCAGTGATCAGCGTGGAGAGCATCAACTCGAGTGATGCAGCAGCCGGACAGGAGACGGACGTTCCGATTGCGCTGCCTTTGCCCCGAGGATTACCTTCAGAGCAGAGCTGGCAGGAGAGAGACAGCGGGATGGAGCTGcaggcagcagcagagagagctggAGAGGAGATGACCCTGGTTTTACTCAGCCTGATAGAGCATTACAGAGCTTCACTGGGCCTAACCCCCAACACTGATATTACCACCGGAGCTGTCG AAATGATGAGGCGCTTAATAACTGAAAGGGAAGACCTTGTTGAGAAGCTGGACATGCTAAAGGAGACACTTAGG ACAGAGAGGTTGGAGTGGCAGCAGTTCCAGTGGGACTTGCAGACTGCCGTGTCCGTGGCCGACAGGCTGCGACTGGAATCGGATCACTCTCTGGGTTTGCTCCAAGAGAACCATAGagctctggaggagcagctggcTCACACTCTCAGGAGGCAGCAGGAGACCGAGCGAGCGCTGGAGAGCCTGAGAGTCGAGCACAAAGACGTTTGCTGCAAACTAAATGAAGTCGTTGTGCAACGGCAGCAGGAGCAAGCAGAGCTGGATGTTCTGAGGAATGTTTGTAGGCTGAAAAATGAACTGATAGATAAAGAGGTTAGAAATGATCTTCAAAACAAAGGTGAAACAGAAATTAGAAATGGTGGCGATGGTGAAACTCATGATCTTGACAAGACGAAAGGATCAGAAAATGTTGAGCTGACTAGAAAGGGAGTAGCTGAGGGCTGCATTCACACtctggagaaaaagaaagaagtcgGACGTGGACCAAGAGATCCACGGAAGATAGTGATGTTGTCCGAAAGGTCTTG GAGCCTGTCTGGTCTTCCACTGCAAAGTGATTCTTCAAATCAGAATGGGACTTCAAAAAACACAAGCACAACATTACCATTATGCAAG AAAGAAGAGCCAACAGAAGGGAAAAGAGCAGACCGGCTTTTGAGGAGGCAGGACAGTTGGTCTAACTTTCATACAG GAAAACAAGAGGAGGATCAAACCTCAGATTCAGTGAA ACCTCAGGATGGCTTCAGTGCTTTGCTGAGGCGTCATGGTGGCTCCAGGAGAAACTCTCTGCTGCGGTGGTGCCAAAGTCGTACCCAAGGTTACAAG AATATTGAGATCACCAATTTTAGTACCTGCTGGGAGGATGGGTTGGCATTCTGTGCGGTTTATCACACCTACTTGCCAACTCGTATCCCGTATGACAGCCTCGCTCCAACTgacaag GaagaaaaccttggacttgcgTTCAAGACGGGAGAGAGCGTGGGAATCCCGGCCACACTG ACAGTGGAGGAGATGCTGAAGGCAGATGGGCCAGACTGGCAGAAAGTGCTGGCATATGTCGAAAGCGTTTTCCGTCACTTTGAAATGTGA